A genome region from Hydrogenoanaerobacterium saccharovorans includes the following:
- the flgK gene encoding flagellar hook-associated protein FlgK, which produces MRPTFLGFETAKRGLMANQKGLDIAGHNMSNITTPGYTRQRVDFVSVSTSGKGSRYPIKQSTFSGQGVNINGVSQIRDSFLDKRFREEFGDVGFYDQSSAILGDIELALDEIKGTGLQNAMKNITEALQNFSSNADQVTHANIVLTSVKNLTQILHQFDSKLNNIAEQQKFDLDIAVNDVNSIMTRIANLNKSISEEIFINAEYSNQYYGPNELLDQRNLLLDELSRYGSMMVYPNKDGSVKVELNGHAAIDGSTYDAIEMVSGDTVSLHWQSSGDKIDLPTGSLKAYINMINGRGSAAKGDENFSKGIPYFKDKIDAFAQQFAKLYNQTVPETGGTFKTLMQGGNDGTITAGNITVTDIWNDNPGYIIPPSSVVGGEKNNQHILALMNHFKSEIDFGEFKGTFGEYVNFYNTAIGQESTFHSDRLKATAAIADDLIENRDAVSGINPDEEGTNLMLYEKAYKAMSRLMTTLDEALDVLINRTGLVGR; this is translated from the coding sequence TTGAGACCAACATTTTTAGGGTTTGAAACCGCAAAACGCGGTTTAATGGCAAATCAAAAAGGCTTGGATATTGCCGGACACAATATGTCCAATATTACTACACCGGGCTATACGCGGCAGAGAGTGGATTTCGTATCTGTATCTACTTCCGGTAAAGGTTCTCGGTATCCTATCAAGCAATCAACATTTTCAGGGCAAGGCGTCAATATTAACGGAGTATCGCAAATCCGCGATTCCTTTTTAGATAAACGCTTCCGCGAGGAGTTCGGTGACGTCGGTTTTTACGATCAGTCATCTGCTATTTTAGGCGATATAGAATTGGCACTGGACGAAATTAAAGGCACCGGTTTGCAAAACGCTATGAAAAACATTACCGAGGCGCTGCAAAACTTTAGTTCGAATGCAGACCAAGTAACCCACGCCAACATTGTGCTTACATCTGTAAAAAACCTTACACAAATTTTGCACCAGTTCGACAGCAAACTTAATAATATTGCGGAGCAGCAAAAATTTGATTTGGATATTGCGGTAAATGATGTAAACTCCATTATGACGCGTATTGCTAATCTTAATAAAAGTATTTCTGAAGAGATATTCATAAATGCTGAATACAGCAACCAGTATTATGGCCCCAACGAGTTGTTAGACCAAAGAAACCTGTTACTGGATGAACTTTCGCGCTATGGCTCGATGATGGTATACCCTAATAAGGATGGTTCTGTCAAAGTTGAGCTGAACGGACATGCTGCTATAGACGGTTCCACTTACGATGCGATAGAGATGGTTAGCGGTGATACGGTGTCGCTTCACTGGCAGAGCAGCGGGGATAAAATTGACCTGCCAACAGGTTCGCTTAAGGCATATATCAATATGATTAACGGCAGAGGCTCGGCTGCAAAAGGTGATGAAAACTTTTCAAAGGGTATCCCTTATTTTAAAGACAAAATTGATGCTTTTGCGCAGCAATTTGCCAAATTGTACAACCAGACGGTGCCCGAAACAGGGGGAACTTTTAAAACTTTAATGCAGGGCGGCAACGACGGTACCATTACAGCTGGTAACATTACGGTAACCGATATTTGGAATGACAATCCGGGTTACATTATTCCGCCAAGTAGTGTTGTCGGCGGTGAAAAAAACAATCAGCATATTCTTGCTTTAATGAACCATTTTAAATCAGAAATTGACTTTGGCGAATTTAAAGGCACATTTGGTGAATATGTTAACTTTTATAATACTGCAATCGGGCAAGAATCTACTTTCCACAGCGACCGCCTGAAGGCAACAGCTGCAATTGCAGATGACCTAATCGAAAACAGAGACGCGGTGTCCGGTATCAACCCTGATGAAGAGGGTACCAACCTTATGCTCTATGAAAAAGCTTATAAGGCAATGAGCAGGCTGATGACCACTTTAGATGAAGCACTGGATGTGCTGATTAACCGTACCGGGCTTGTAGGTAGATAA